One part of the Chloroflexota bacterium genome encodes these proteins:
- a CDS encoding 3-oxoacyl-ACP reductase family protein — translation MFSLTQKVALVTGASRGLGAGIARALAQAGADVVVNYRSSSDRAGEVVDQIQALGRRALAVQADVSQESDVHHLFMELQKEFGRLDILVNNAGTTLPEDIFEISLKHWHQIIDTNLTSTFLCSKYAMEIMRFQESGRIINISSIVGQRGALFGHAHYAATKSGQLGLTKTVARTAAPYGVTVNAIAPGLINTELLLQTHGSEEIRELSAAIPLGLGTVEDIGYAAVYLASDEARFVTGATIDVNGGAYLR, via the coding sequence ATGTTTTCTCTCACACAGAAAGTGGCTCTTGTTACCGGCGCATCGCGCGGCCTGGGTGCCGGGATTGCCCGCGCACTTGCCCAGGCAGGGGCAGATGTTGTGGTCAATTATCGAAGTTCTTCTGATCGAGCGGGGGAGGTCGTGGATCAAATCCAGGCGTTGGGAAGACGCGCTCTGGCGGTCCAGGCCGACGTAAGCCAGGAGAGCGATGTCCACCACCTTTTTATGGAATTACAGAAGGAATTCGGCAGGCTTGACATTCTAGTCAACAACGCCGGGACCACACTACCAGAGGACATTTTTGAGATTTCGCTGAAACACTGGCATCAGATTATCGATACGAACCTAACCAGTACTTTTCTGTGTTCGAAGTACGCGATGGAAATTATGAGGTTCCAGGAATCGGGCCGCATTATCAATATCAGTTCGATTGTCGGCCAGCGAGGCGCTTTGTTTGGCCATGCCCATTATGCGGCAACCAAGAGCGGTCAACTTGGCTTGACCAAAACCGTGGCCCGGACTGCAGCACCCTACGGAGTTACAGTTAATGCCATCGCCCCAGGTTTGATAAACACGGAACTGTTGCTCCAGACTCATGGTTCAGAAGAGATCCGAGAACTATCGGCAGCGATACCGCTGGGGCTGGGGACGGTGGAAGATATTGGCTACGCTGCCGTGTATCTGGCCAGCGATGAGGCCCGGTTCGTCACGGGTGCCACCATCGATGTAAACGGTGGCGCGTATTTGCGATGA
- a CDS encoding cellulase-like family protein: protein MPSIRDFQKPLAITMWDSSWIRRRYKGGGFEDWDKALDELVERGYNAVRIDVFPHLIAKAPDGALVEVFKDPPGTFPHFLGIAAWGNEYTVYINPRKSVVEFIRKCQERDIFVGLSTWFKPTDDQRNDQIQGAQELIRVWDETIAFLDENKCLENVIYVDILNEYPICNCFYWLSQTLGTMSQPVEAGRIFNSKQVEFYWDFINEVIFGLKAKWNDLDIFTSQTYDYWKYDLERDYASFDLLDIHLWIAQYDEFVEGTGYVEEIHPFGIPEKLYRIEKNREPSYIPGAARYIPQDYRFDEIYAALWERWQTHKPAYENWLEARVKEAKNLSDQFGIPLGNTEGWGLINWRDHPLLKWDIIKEAGLIGARLGRKYGYSFNCSSNFCHPQFLGMWEDVAWHQKVTAIIKGED from the coding sequence ATGCCAAGCATAAGAGATTTTCAAAAACCCCTCGCCATTACCATGTGGGACTCATCATGGATACGCCGCCGTTATAAAGGAGGCGGGTTCGAAGATTGGGATAAGGCCCTCGATGAGTTGGTAGAACGGGGCTACAATGCCGTGCGGATCGACGTTTTCCCGCACCTGATCGCCAAGGCTCCGGATGGAGCACTGGTCGAGGTCTTCAAAGATCCACCCGGAACCTTCCCACATTTCCTCGGGATCGCGGCATGGGGGAATGAATATACAGTCTATATCAACCCCCGCAAATCCGTGGTGGAGTTCATCCGAAAGTGTCAGGAACGAGACATATTTGTCGGTCTTTCAACCTGGTTCAAACCCACCGATGACCAGCGGAACGATCAGATTCAGGGGGCACAGGAACTCATCAGGGTTTGGGATGAGACCATCGCTTTCCTGGATGAGAATAAATGTCTCGAAAACGTAATCTACGTTGATATCCTAAACGAGTATCCAATCTGCAATTGTTTTTACTGGCTGTCACAAACCTTGGGTACCATGTCGCAGCCGGTGGAAGCAGGAAGGATATTCAACAGTAAGCAAGTCGAATTCTACTGGGACTTCATCAATGAGGTAATTTTCGGTCTGAAAGCAAAATGGAATGATCTGGATATCTTCACCAGCCAGACTTACGATTATTGGAAATACGATCTGGAGCGCGATTACGCCAGTTTTGATCTGCTGGATATACACCTGTGGATCGCCCAATACGATGAATTTGTGGAGGGCACCGGCTATGTTGAGGAGATTCATCCCTTTGGAATTCCTGAAAAACTTTATCGGATCGAAAAGAACAGAGAACCCTCCTATATTCCCGGTGCGGCCCGGTACATCCCGCAGGACTATCGGTTCGACGAAATTTACGCCGCCTTGTGGGAGCGCTGGCAAACTCATAAACCGGCCTATGAAAATTGGCTCGAAGCCCGGGTCAAAGAGGCCAAAAACCTGTCTGATCAATTCGGAATCCCGCTCGGAAACACCGAGGGGTGGGGCCTGATCAACTGGCGCGACCACCCGCTGCTGAAATGGGATATCATCAAAGAAGCTGGGCTGATTGGAGCCAGGCTGGGAAGAAAGTATGGATACAGTTTCAATTGCTCCTCGAATTTCTGCCACCCTCAATTCCTGGGGATGTGGGAAGATGTAGCCTGGCACCAAAAAGTGACTGCCATCATCAAAGGAGAGGACTAA
- a CDS encoding sugar phosphate isomerase/epimerase family protein: protein MEAVIEDQMRIGAVSLGWSGTPLPQVFDQVRAMGGECLEINYRTEQHHDLAWDERSAAKMRAWAEAAGVWISGISGYNDFAQENLTALPHEVERLLEACRLASNLGVNIVRAFPGDLKPGLTLAASWSTQIAGFQQAARLAEPLGVSLAIENHGRLLYDGPLLARLVNDIGADNVGLTLDTGNFCWAGHSLVQAQADFEAMLPHVVNVHIKDGIWQDGNFEFVPAGQGELPLTLWLDTLVEAGYRGAVCSEFEGAGDFLQGTRSSLEFLLSVREQG, encoded by the coding sequence ATGGAAGCTGTAATAGAGGACCAGATGAGAATAGGTGCTGTGAGTCTGGGCTGGAGTGGCACACCACTACCCCAGGTGTTCGACCAGGTACGAGCCATGGGCGGCGAGTGCCTGGAAATCAACTACCGGACGGAGCAACATCACGACCTGGCATGGGACGAGCGGTCTGCCGCTAAAATGCGTGCTTGGGCTGAGGCAGCCGGCGTGTGGATCAGCGGGATCAGTGGATACAACGACTTCGCCCAGGAAAACCTGACCGCACTACCGCACGAGGTAGAGCGGCTACTGGAAGCCTGTCGCCTGGCTTCGAACCTGGGTGTGAACATTGTACGGGCTTTTCCTGGCGATCTCAAACCGGGCCTGACGCTAGCGGCATCCTGGTCCACGCAAATAGCCGGCTTCCAGCAAGCTGCCCGCCTGGCCGAGCCGTTGGGTGTTAGCCTGGCCATCGAGAACCACGGCCGATTGCTCTACGATGGTCCGCTGCTGGCTCGGTTGGTCAATGACATTGGCGCAGACAACGTGGGCCTGACTCTGGATACGGGTAATTTCTGCTGGGCAGGTCACAGCCTGGTACAGGCACAGGCAGACTTCGAGGCGATGCTGCCTCACGTCGTCAATGTGCATATCAAAGATGGCATCTGGCAAGACGGCAATTTTGAGTTCGTACCGGCTGGTCAAGGTGAATTGCCTTTGACTCTGTGGCTGGATACATTGGTTGAGGCCGGCTACCGGGGAGCGGTTTGCAGCGAATTCGAGGGGGCAGGCGACTTCCTGCAGGGAACCCGCAGCAGCCTGGAGTTTTTGCTGTCAGTTAGAGAGCAAGGATAA
- a CDS encoding DegT/DnrJ/EryC1/StrS family aminotransferase, with protein MSNHLAIDGGNPVRGEPFPAWPVFDEREERHLRDVLQSGQWGVLAGNKVHEFEQRFAEFQGARFGVCVPNGTLGLEMALRALGVGPGDEIITTPYTFIATVSAVLLAGATPVLVDIDLDTYNLDPAQVAKAVSERTKAILPVHLGGQPADMDALLVIARRHGLQVLEDACQAWGAEWRGQRVGAIGDLGAFSFQSSKNITAGEGGIVITNDEELADLCWSLHNVGRVKGGLWYQHERLGWNLRMTEWQGAVLLAQIERLPEQADRRETSAHYLSQSLSQVPGIEPLPANPRVTRHARHLFIMCYDPAAFGGRGRDEFIAALRAEGIEPCSPGYVPLNHSPAIRRALAERGPADDASWTVDDAGLPILPACPNAEYASQHTIWLFQYALLGSRSDMDSIVEAMTKIQQAWG; from the coding sequence ATGTCAAACCACTTAGCTATCGACGGTGGCAACCCCGTGCGCGGCGAGCCCTTCCCGGCCTGGCCTGTGTTCGACGAACGCGAGGAGCGCCACCTGCGAGATGTACTGCAGTCCGGGCAGTGGGGCGTACTGGCCGGCAACAAGGTTCACGAGTTCGAGCAACGTTTTGCCGAGTTCCAGGGTGCCCGTTTTGGGGTCTGTGTTCCCAACGGCACCTTGGGACTGGAGATGGCGTTGCGGGCTCTGGGCGTTGGCCCCGGCGATGAGATTATCACGACACCTTACACCTTCATTGCCACGGTCAGCGCTGTGCTGCTGGCCGGCGCTACGCCCGTGTTGGTCGACATCGATCTCGACACATATAATCTGGACCCGGCTCAGGTAGCGAAAGCCGTTAGCGAGCGCACCAAAGCCATTCTGCCGGTACACCTAGGCGGGCAGCCGGCCGACATGGATGCACTACTGGTCATCGCCCGGCGCCACGGGTTACAGGTGCTTGAGGACGCTTGTCAAGCCTGGGGCGCTGAGTGGCGCGGGCAACGGGTCGGCGCCATTGGCGATCTAGGCGCGTTCAGCTTCCAATCCAGCAAGAACATCACAGCCGGCGAAGGAGGGATCGTCATCACCAACGATGAGGAACTGGCCGATCTATGCTGGTCGCTGCACAACGTGGGCCGGGTGAAAGGTGGTCTCTGGTATCAGCACGAGCGGTTAGGCTGGAATCTGCGTATGACCGAGTGGCAGGGAGCCGTGTTGCTAGCCCAAATCGAGCGCTTGCCTGAGCAGGCGGATCGGCGTGAAACCAGCGCTCACTACCTGTCTCAGTCGTTGTCCCAGGTGCCAGGCATTGAGCCACTGCCGGCCAATCCGCGAGTCACCCGGCACGCTCGCCATCTGTTCATCATGTGCTACGACCCGGCAGCCTTCGGCGGGCGAGGTCGGGATGAATTCATCGCAGCGCTGCGGGCTGAAGGCATCGAACCTTGCAGCCCCGGCTACGTGCCGCTGAATCACTCGCCTGCCATTCGCCGGGCCCTGGCAGAAAGAGGGCCCGCTGACGATGCATCCTGGACTGTGGATGATGCGGGACTGCCCATACTGCCGGCCTGTCCAAATGCCGAGTATGCTTCCCAGCACACGATCTGGCTTTTCCAGTACGCTTTGCTGGGTAGCCGGTCTGACATGGACAGTATTGTAGAGGCGATGACCAAAATCCAACAGGCTTGGGGTTAG